The following are encoded in a window of Haloarcula laminariae genomic DNA:
- a CDS encoding glutathione S-transferase N-terminal domain-containing protein, which yields MANLELYELEGCPYCAKVIEKLDELELDYESHMVPRSHSERTEVEEVSGQTGVPVLVDKEHGVEGMPESDDIVEYLEETYGA from the coding sequence ATGGCAAACCTCGAACTCTACGAACTGGAAGGCTGTCCGTACTGCGCGAAGGTCATCGAGAAACTCGACGAGCTGGAGCTCGACTACGAGTCACACATGGTGCCACGCTCCCACAGCGAGCGCACCGAGGTCGAGGAAGTGTCGGGCCAGACGGGCGTCCCGGTGCTCGTGGACAAGGAACACGGCGTCGAGGGGATGCCCGAGTCCGACGACATCGTGGAGTACCTCGAAGAGACGTACGGCGCGTAA
- a CDS encoding NCS2 family permease, with translation MGTLEQFFDLDDHDTDVRTEILAGLTTFLTMSYIVIVNPAILSAAISVDGRTSGQTIQMLAVVTIISAAVATLIMALYANRPFAQAPGLGLNAFFAFTVVLGLGVPWQTALAAVVVQGILFTLLTVVGAREYLIKLFPEPVKFAVGGGIGLFLAIIGLEAMHVVASDPATFLQFNPVFATDPIAIISVIGLFLTFALYSADVPGSIILGIVITTVMSYVASALGYTATDPQVAEGVSLYTPASLTGQTDIVYSAAGYDITPLVGAFIEGFSNVDALGFSLIVFTFFFVDFFDTAGTLTGVSQIAGFLDDEGNLPEMDKPLLADAIGTTVGGIIGTSTVTTYIESSTGVEEGGRTGLTALVVALLFLASLALVPLAAAVPLHASHIALVVVAVLMLRNIVDIDWDDLSHAIPAGLTIFIMPFTYSISYGIAAGIIAYPIVKLAQGEARDIHVGQWILAGAFVFYFFVRTSGIIGGAL, from the coding sequence ATGGGTACGCTGGAGCAATTCTTCGACCTCGACGACCACGACACCGACGTCCGGACCGAGATACTCGCGGGCCTGACGACGTTCCTGACGATGAGCTACATCGTCATCGTCAACCCCGCTATCCTCAGTGCCGCCATCTCCGTGGACGGGCGAACGAGCGGCCAGACGATTCAGATGCTGGCCGTGGTGACAATCATCTCCGCGGCCGTCGCCACGCTGATTATGGCCCTGTACGCGAACCGACCGTTCGCCCAGGCCCCGGGGCTGGGGCTGAACGCCTTCTTCGCCTTCACGGTCGTTCTCGGACTGGGCGTGCCGTGGCAGACGGCGCTTGCCGCCGTCGTCGTTCAGGGGATTCTGTTCACCCTGCTGACCGTCGTCGGCGCGCGCGAGTACCTCATCAAACTGTTCCCCGAACCGGTGAAGTTCGCCGTCGGGGGCGGTATCGGCCTGTTCCTTGCCATCATCGGGCTGGAGGCGATGCACGTCGTCGCCTCCGACCCCGCGACCTTCCTGCAGTTCAACCCCGTCTTCGCGACCGACCCGATAGCCATCATCTCCGTCATCGGCCTCTTTCTCACGTTCGCGCTGTACTCGGCCGACGTGCCGGGCTCTATCATCCTCGGTATCGTCATCACGACGGTGATGTCCTACGTCGCCAGCGCGCTCGGCTACACGGCGACGGACCCACAGGTCGCGGAGGGCGTCTCGCTGTACACGCCCGCCAGCCTGACCGGGCAGACCGACATCGTCTACTCGGCGGCGGGCTACGACATCACGCCGCTCGTCGGCGCGTTCATCGAGGGTTTCTCGAACGTCGACGCCCTGGGCTTTTCGCTCATCGTGTTCACGTTCTTCTTCGTGGACTTCTTCGACACCGCCGGGACGCTCACCGGCGTCTCCCAGATAGCTGGCTTTCTCGACGATGAGGGTAACCTCCCCGAGATGGACAAGCCGCTGCTGGCCGACGCCATCGGCACCACCGTCGGCGGCATCATCGGCACCTCGACGGTGACGACCTACATCGAGTCCTCGACCGGCGTCGAGGAGGGCGGCCGGACGGGCCTGACCGCGCTCGTGGTCGCGCTGCTCTTTCTCGCCTCGCTCGCCCTGGTCCCGCTTGCGGCCGCCGTCCCCCTGCACGCCTCCCACATCGCCCTGGTGGTCGTCGCCGTGCTCATGCTGCGCAACATCGTCGACATCGACTGGGACGACCTGAGCCACGCTATCCCGGCCGGGCTGACCATCTTCATCATGCCGTTTACCTACTCCATCTCCTACGGTATCGCCGCCGGTATCATCGCCTACCCCATCGTGAAGCTCGCACAGGGCGAGGCGCGTGACATCCACGTCGGCCAGTGGATACTGGCCGGCGCGTTCGTCTTCTACTTCTTCGTCCGGACGAGCGGCATCATCGGCGGCGCGCTCTGA
- the pyrE gene encoding orotate phosphoribosyltransferase, which produces MANQELIAALREADAVKYGEFELSHGGTSDYYVDKYVFETDPRCLELIAAAFAERLGDDKLAGVALGGVPLVAVTSVETGLPYVIARKQQKEYGTANLVEGELTEGEEVVVIEDIATTGQSAVDAAEALREAGAVVERVLVVVDREEGASENLADHGLELESLVTASDLLADADEGGER; this is translated from the coding sequence ATGGCCAATCAGGAACTCATTGCGGCGCTGCGCGAGGCGGACGCGGTCAAGTACGGGGAGTTCGAGCTCTCTCACGGCGGCACGTCGGACTACTACGTCGACAAGTACGTCTTCGAGACGGACCCCCGATGCCTGGAGCTCATCGCCGCGGCCTTCGCCGAACGGCTCGGCGACGACAAACTGGCCGGCGTCGCGCTGGGCGGGGTACCGCTGGTCGCGGTCACCAGCGTCGAGACCGGCCTCCCCTACGTCATCGCCCGCAAACAGCAAAAGGAGTACGGCACCGCGAACTTAGTCGAGGGCGAACTGACCGAGGGCGAGGAGGTCGTCGTCATCGAGGACATCGCGACGACCGGCCAGAGCGCCGTCGACGCCGCCGAGGCGCTGCGGGAGGCCGGCGCCGTCGTCGAGCGCGTGCTCGTGGTCGTCGACCGCGAGGAGGGCGCAAGCGAGAACCTCGCCGACCACGGCCTCGAACTGGAGTCGCTCGTGACCGCCTCGGACCTGCTCGCGGACGCGGACGAAGGCGGCGAACGGTAA